One region of Esox lucius isolate fEsoLuc1 chromosome 17, fEsoLuc1.pri, whole genome shotgun sequence genomic DNA includes:
- the rhoa gene encoding ras homolog family member A (The RefSeq protein has 1 substitution compared to this genomic sequence), whose protein sequence is MAAIRKKLVIVGDGACGKTCLLIVFSKDQFPEVYVPTVFENYVADIEVDSRQVELALWDTAGQEDYDRLRPLSYPDTDVILMCFSVDSPDSLENIPEKWTPEVKHFCPNVPIILVGNKKDLRNDEHTRRELAKMKQEPVKPEEGRDMANRISAFGYMECSAKTKDGVREVFEMATRAALQARRGKQRHKCLLL, encoded by the exons ATGGCAGCAATCCGTAAGAAGCTGGTTATAGTGGGAGATGGagcatgtgggaaaacctgcctaCTCATTGTATTCAGTAAAGACCAGTTCCCTGAAGTCTATGTGCCCACTGTCTTTGAGAACTATGTAGCTGACATCGAGGTCGACAGCCGACAG GTTGAGTTGGCACTGTGGGATACAGCAGGCCAGGAGGACTATGACCGGCTCCGCCCTCTGTCATACCCAGATACTGATGTCATCCTTATGTGCTTCTCTGTCGATAGCCCAGACAGTTTGG AAAACATCCCGGAGAAGTGGACTCCGGAGGTCAAACACTTCTGCCCTAACGTTCCCATCATCCTCGTTGGCAACAAAAAGGACCTGCGTAACGATGAGCATACACGCCGAGAGTTAGCCAAGATGAAACAG GAGCCTGTAAAGCCCGAGGAAGGGCGTGACATGGCAAACCGGATCAGTGCCTTTGGCTACATGGAGTGCTCTGCAAAGACAAAAGATGGTGTGAGGGAAGTGTTTGAGATGGCCACCAGGGCTGCGCTACAGGCACGGCGGGGGAAACCGCGACATAAATGCCTCCTACTGTAA